One window of Neptuniibacter halophilus genomic DNA carries:
- the cobW gene encoding cobalamin biosynthesis protein CobW, translating to MQLNKIPTTVVTGFLGSGKTTLLSNVLKQAAGKRIAVIVNEFGELDIDADLLRSCPLDCEDESAAQAEGENGIYELANGCICCTVEEEFLPVMQQLVERRDDIDHILIETSGLALPKPLVQAFNWPGIKEHCTVDAVITVIDGPAVAAGRFAHDEAQVQAQRLADESLDHDPSLKELLEDQLSSADLVVVSKNDLLSETEREQVQGVVSGRVPAAVKTTYISNGEADLDVLLGLDSASEERIDGVHNHHDHHHAHGHDHDHAHDHFDSFVITLGEVDADKLQGILKGLLSDYNIFRAKGFAALPGKPMRQVLQAVGKRLDVYFDRPWGNDQPKTQLVFIGKGIEEAVIHTALAEAQI from the coding sequence ATGCAACTGAATAAGATCCCTACGACCGTAGTCACCGGTTTTCTTGGCAGCGGTAAAACCACGCTGCTGTCTAATGTACTCAAGCAGGCGGCGGGTAAGCGTATCGCTGTGATCGTGAATGAGTTCGGCGAGCTGGATATTGATGCCGACCTGCTGCGCAGTTGCCCGCTGGATTGTGAGGATGAGAGTGCGGCGCAGGCTGAAGGCGAAAACGGTATCTATGAACTGGCCAATGGCTGTATCTGCTGCACCGTAGAGGAGGAGTTCCTGCCGGTGATGCAGCAACTGGTGGAGCGGCGGGATGATATCGATCATATCCTGATCGAAACCAGTGGTCTGGCGCTGCCGAAACCGCTGGTACAGGCGTTTAACTGGCCGGGTATTAAAGAACATTGCACCGTTGATGCGGTGATCACCGTGATCGATGGCCCTGCCGTCGCGGCGGGCCGCTTTGCCCATGATGAGGCACAGGTACAGGCCCAGCGTCTGGCGGATGAGAGTCTGGATCACGATCCGAGTCTGAAAGAACTGCTCGAAGACCAGCTCAGCTCTGCCGATCTGGTGGTGGTCAGCAAGAATGACCTGCTCAGTGAAACTGAGCGTGAACAGGTGCAGGGCGTTGTATCCGGCCGGGTTCCGGCGGCGGTTAAAACCACCTATATCAGCAACGGTGAAGCAGATCTGGACGTGCTGTTGGGGCTGGACAGTGCCTCTGAAGAGCGCATCGACGGGGTACATAACCATCACGATCACCACCATGCTCACGGCCATGATCACGACCATGCCCATGATCACTTCGATTCTTTTGTTATCACGTTGGGTGAGGTGGATGCGGACAAACTGCAGGGCATCCTCAAAGGCCTGCTGAGTGATTACAACATCTTCCGCGCTAAAGGCTTTGCAGCACTGCCGGGTAAACCGATGCGTCAGGTACTGCAGGCGGTGGGTAAACGCCTCGACGTGTATTTTGACCGCCCCTGGGGCAACGATCAGCCGAAAACCCAGTTGGTGTTTATCGGTAAAGGGATCGAAGAAGCAGTGATTCACACTGCGCTGGCTGAGGCACAGATCTGA
- the cobM gene encoding precorrin-4 C(11)-methyltransferase, with the protein MTVYFIGAGPGDPELMTLKGQRILQQCPVVLYAGSLIPREVLESVETTAEKIIDTSCIDLEQITAHMLQAHAKGQDVARLQCGDPALYGAIGEQMRRLDAEGVDYEVIPGVSAVAASAAYLKKELTLSGVSQTIIMTRYEGKTPFPERERLPQLAQSGATLAIHLGVTRIHKIVEELIPHYGEDCPVAVCYRSSWPDQDKVTGTLKDIVAKVREKGFTRTALILVGHVLDSDDFADSYLYDKDQAHVYRRKQHKPQSIEN; encoded by the coding sequence ATGACGGTTTATTTTATCGGCGCAGGCCCGGGTGACCCGGAGCTGATGACTCTGAAAGGGCAGCGCATCCTGCAGCAGTGCCCGGTGGTTCTGTACGCGGGTTCGCTGATTCCACGAGAGGTGCTGGAATCGGTCGAGACGACGGCAGAAAAGATCATCGATACCTCGTGCATCGATCTGGAACAGATTACCGCGCATATGCTGCAAGCCCATGCAAAGGGGCAGGATGTCGCCCGGCTGCAGTGCGGTGATCCGGCGCTGTATGGCGCGATTGGCGAGCAGATGCGCCGTCTCGATGCCGAAGGCGTTGACTATGAGGTGATTCCCGGTGTCTCTGCGGTGGCCGCGTCGGCAGCTTACCTGAAGAAAGAGCTGACCCTCTCCGGTGTCTCGCAGACCATCATCATGACCCGCTACGAGGGAAAAACCCCGTTTCCGGAGCGGGAGCGGTTACCCCAGTTAGCGCAGAGTGGTGCAACACTGGCGATCCATCTCGGCGTGACCCGCATTCACAAAATTGTTGAAGAGCTGATACCGCACTATGGCGAAGATTGCCCGGTGGCGGTCTGCTATCGCAGCTCCTGGCCGGATCAGGACAAGGTTACCGGTACCCTGAAAGATATCGTCGCCAAAGTGCGTGAGAAGGGCTTTACCCGTACGGCGCTGATTCTGGTCGGGCATGTACTGGACAGCGATGATTTTGCCGATTCTTATCTGTACGACAAGGATCAGGCCCACGTCTACCGGCGTAAACAACACAAACCCCAATCGATTGAGAACTGA
- the cobJ gene encoding precorrin-3B C(17)-methyltransferase, with protein sequence MTQLFVVGTGPGDAQLVAPKALQAIAASSDLVAYGLYLDLLGEVCDGKQHHDLPLGEEIGRARLALDLAAGGKTTALISSGDIGIYAMATLVFELLDQQLQGRENNPQWLDVEIEVIPGISAMQAGSSRVGAMLGHDFCTISLSDLLTPWKTIEKRIHSAGAGDFVVSFYNPVSKKRDWQLNRARDILLQYRPAETPVLLGRQLTRDDESVRIITLAELDAKDVDMFTLVSVGNSESRHIINGSKEWVYTPRGYSKKL encoded by the coding sequence ATGACTCAGTTATTTGTAGTGGGCACCGGCCCGGGTGATGCTCAACTGGTGGCACCGAAAGCGCTGCAGGCGATTGCGGCCAGCTCCGATCTGGTAGCTTATGGCCTCTACCTCGATCTGCTTGGCGAGGTTTGCGACGGTAAACAGCACCATGATCTGCCATTGGGTGAAGAGATAGGCCGTGCCCGTCTGGCACTGGATCTGGCTGCCGGAGGCAAAACCACCGCGCTGATATCCAGTGGGGATATCGGTATCTATGCCATGGCGACGCTGGTGTTTGAACTGCTCGATCAGCAACTGCAGGGGCGTGAAAATAACCCTCAGTGGCTGGATGTTGAGATTGAGGTGATTCCCGGTATCTCTGCAATGCAGGCGGGTTCGAGTCGGGTTGGCGCGATGCTGGGCCATGATTTCTGCACCATCTCCCTGTCGGACTTGCTGACCCCCTGGAAGACCATCGAAAAACGGATTCACAGTGCCGGTGCCGGTGACTTTGTGGTGTCCTTTTACAATCCAGTCTCAAAAAAGCGCGACTGGCAGCTAAACCGGGCGCGGGATATTTTGCTGCAGTATCGTCCGGCGGAAACCCCGGTACTGCTGGGCCGGCAGTTGACCCGTGACGACGAGTCGGTACGGATTATCACGCTGGCAGAGCTGGACGCGAAGGATGTGGATATGTTCACGCTGGTCAGCGTCGGCAACAGTGAGTCACGGCATATTATCAACGGCAGTAAAGAGTGGGTTTATACTCCGCGGGGTTACAGTAAAAAGCTATGA
- a CDS encoding cobalt-precorrin 5A hydrolase yields the protein MIRVIALTEPGRQLAERLTGLLPAAQLCYKPQPFTGQVQAFFQAGDRLIFICATGIVMRTLAPVLEDKYRDPAVLVLDEQGRYVIPLLSGHEGGANHWALEVAQLTGGEPVITSACNYLHPRYTVGMGCERGCPLAHLEALYRDCLQQAGLQPEQVEALSSIDIKADEVGLIALAEKLGLPFKTWNAAQLNEEDARLSTRSEYVFRTVGVHGVAESAALFTARQLGGNPAELLLNKQKTARATCAIARFYPGDDGANGADPARKQN from the coding sequence ATGATCCGGGTTATCGCCCTGACCGAGCCGGGCCGGCAGTTGGCTGAGCGGCTGACCGGTTTGCTGCCAGCGGCGCAACTCTGTTATAAACCGCAGCCTTTTACCGGGCAGGTACAGGCTTTTTTTCAGGCCGGTGACCGGCTGATCTTTATCTGTGCCACGGGGATTGTGATGCGTACTCTGGCACCGGTTCTTGAGGATAAATACCGTGATCCGGCGGTGCTGGTGCTGGATGAGCAGGGACGTTATGTGATCCCGCTGCTCTCCGGGCATGAGGGCGGAGCCAATCACTGGGCGCTGGAAGTGGCGCAACTGACAGGCGGCGAGCCGGTCATCACCAGCGCCTGCAATTATCTGCACCCGCGGTATACGGTGGGGATGGGCTGTGAGCGCGGTTGTCCGCTGGCGCATCTGGAAGCGCTGTACCGTGACTGTCTGCAGCAGGCAGGGCTCCAGCCTGAACAGGTCGAGGCGCTCAGCAGTATTGATATTAAAGCGGATGAAGTGGGCCTGATCGCGCTGGCTGAGAAACTGGGATTGCCCTTTAAAACCTGGAATGCAGCGCAACTGAATGAGGAAGATGCGCGTCTTAGCACCCGCTCCGAATATGTGTTCAGAACGGTAGGGGTGCATGGTGTGGCAGAATCCGCTGCGCTTTTCACGGCCCGGCAGCTAGGTGGCAACCCTGCCGAGCTGTTACTGAACAAACAGAAAACCGCCAGGGCAACCTGCGCGATTGCACGGTTTTATCCCGGAGATGACGGCGCAAACGGCGCTGATCCTGCCCGGAAACAGAATTAA
- the cobI gene encoding precorrin-2 C(20)-methyltransferase codes for MNLVKGRFIGVGVGPGDPELLTVKAWRLIQSADVISYLVNDRGDSQARDIASLALESATAAQIEIPVPMPMLTERSAANQAYDQAALEISARLEQGLDVVFLCEGDPLFFGSFSYLLERLQDRFGCEVVPGITSVNAAAATLVQPLTMLKESFAVLSGRHTDAQILHALQQHDSLVIMKAGQARPRILALLQQSGRSGDACYLEYIGRENQRVVTDISELEAKRGPYFSLFVINRRERQSR; via the coding sequence ATGAATCTGGTGAAAGGCCGTTTTATCGGCGTTGGCGTCGGCCCCGGTGATCCGGAACTACTGACGGTGAAAGCCTGGCGGCTGATTCAGAGTGCCGATGTGATCAGTTATCTGGTGAATGACCGGGGCGACTCTCAGGCCAGAGATATCGCCTCACTGGCGCTGGAATCGGCAACGGCGGCACAGATTGAGATTCCGGTACCTATGCCGATGCTGACTGAGCGCAGTGCGGCTAATCAGGCTTACGATCAGGCGGCACTGGAGATCAGTGCCCGGCTGGAGCAGGGGCTGGATGTGGTTTTCCTCTGTGAGGGCGATCCGCTGTTTTTCGGCTCGTTCAGCTACCTGCTGGAGCGGTTGCAGGATCGGTTTGGCTGCGAAGTGGTGCCGGGCATCACCTCGGTGAACGCGGCGGCTGCCACGCTGGTTCAGCCCCTGACGATGCTCAAAGAGTCCTTTGCGGTGCTCAGCGGTCGGCATACGGATGCACAGATTCTGCATGCGCTGCAACAGCATGACTCACTGGTGATTATGAAAGCAGGACAGGCCCGGCCGAGAATTCTGGCGCTGTTGCAGCAAAGTGGTCGTAGCGGCGATGCCTGTTATCTGGAATATATCGGTCGGGAGAATCAGCGTGTTGTGACCGATATCAGCGAACTGGAAGCAAAGCGCGGGCCTTACTTCTCGCTGTTTGTAATCAATCGTCGAGAGAGGCAGAGCCGATGA
- the cbiE gene encoding precorrin-6y C5,15-methyltransferase (decarboxylating) subunit CbiE has translation MSELQIDVIGLGVSAEAELNISARNTLRQAEVVIGSVRQLEVVAGLISAQTECWLLPKLSELKAELQQTSGRVVVLASGDPLFYGIGRWFSREFTEASLTFHPAVSSLQAACHRLGLALQDMEVLSLHGRPLEKLKTRLRQQQNLLILTDKNSQPAHLAQLCSETGFPQAQLTVLENLGYPQEQIRRFTVSELQNSPPEFDPLHLTLLEPGENRGYLPGFPGIPDQHFITDNEQPGKGMISKREVRLAILSLLQLNPGERVRDIGAGCGGVAVELAYWQPQAQVDAIEHHPQRLACLEANRKRFGVVSNLNIVAGRAPEAMQGLAPADKVFIGGSDGELAQLLQQVWAQLPERGVLVASAVTEHSKQQLLEFSQLRRNMADAEQETLQLAVSRGETLAGQLLYRPNLPVSLFRWMKTGSEVAP, from the coding sequence ATGAGCGAGTTACAGATCGATGTGATCGGTTTGGGCGTCAGCGCCGAGGCGGAGCTGAATATATCGGCCCGTAATACCTTACGGCAGGCGGAAGTCGTGATCGGCTCTGTCAGGCAACTGGAGGTCGTTGCGGGTCTGATTTCTGCCCAGACCGAATGCTGGCTGCTGCCAAAACTGAGTGAGCTGAAAGCAGAGCTGCAGCAGACATCAGGCCGGGTTGTGGTGCTCGCTTCAGGTGATCCGCTGTTTTACGGGATCGGCCGCTGGTTCAGCCGCGAGTTTACGGAGGCGTCGCTGACGTTTCACCCGGCGGTGTCCAGTTTGCAGGCGGCCTGTCATCGGTTGGGGCTGGCGCTTCAGGATATGGAGGTGCTCAGCCTGCACGGCCGACCGCTGGAAAAGCTGAAAACCCGGCTCCGCCAGCAGCAGAACCTGCTGATTCTTACCGATAAAAACAGCCAGCCGGCGCATCTGGCACAGCTCTGCAGCGAAACGGGTTTTCCACAGGCACAACTCACCGTGCTGGAAAATCTGGGCTATCCCCAGGAGCAGATCCGGCGTTTTACGGTGTCTGAGTTGCAAAACAGCCCGCCTGAATTTGACCCGCTACATCTGACCCTGCTCGAACCCGGAGAGAACCGCGGCTATCTGCCGGGCTTTCCCGGCATCCCGGATCAGCACTTTATTACCGACAATGAACAACCGGGCAAGGGGATGATCAGCAAACGCGAAGTGCGTCTGGCGATCCTCTCCCTGTTGCAGCTGAACCCCGGAGAGCGGGTCCGGGATATCGGTGCCGGTTGCGGTGGTGTGGCGGTCGAACTGGCTTACTGGCAACCGCAGGCACAGGTGGATGCGATTGAGCACCATCCCCAGCGGCTGGCCTGTCTCGAAGCCAACCGCAAACGCTTTGGTGTGGTGAGCAATCTGAATATTGTCGCTGGCCGTGCCCCCGAGGCGATGCAGGGGCTGGCACCGGCGGATAAAGTCTTTATCGGCGGCAGTGATGGTGAACTTGCGCAACTGCTGCAACAGGTCTGGGCTCAGTTGCCTGAACGTGGTGTGCTGGTGGCCAGTGCGGTGACCGAGCACAGTAAACAGCAATTGCTGGAGTTCAGTCAGTTGCGCAGAAATATGGCCGACGCCGAGCAGGAGACCCTGCAACTGGCGGTGAGCCGGGGCGAGACACTGGCAGGTCAGCTGCTGTATCGGCCGAATCTGCCGGTGAGCCTGTTTCGCTGGATGAAAACCGGCAGCGAGGTCGCGCCATGA
- a CDS encoding precorrin-8X methylmutase, translated as MSFDYEMNPQAIEQESFRQIRQLTDLSAFSREQQQVVMRIVHSLGMPELADQVRFSESACDTGMAALAAGCPILCDVEMVKQGITKRMISRPPHCYLNDPQAAEIARSRGETRSMAALELWRDRLAGSVVVIGNAPTALFRLLEMIRQGADKPALIIGMPVGFVGAAESKQALWELHRQLGLECITLLGRQGGSAVSAASCNALLRCNRGEYY; from the coding sequence GTGAGCTTCGATTACGAAATGAATCCACAGGCGATTGAGCAGGAAAGTTTCCGCCAGATCCGCCAACTGACCGACCTGAGTGCGTTCAGCCGTGAACAGCAGCAGGTCGTGATGCGCATTGTGCACAGTCTGGGCATGCCGGAGCTCGCGGATCAGGTGCGTTTCAGCGAATCGGCCTGCGACACCGGGATGGCCGCGCTGGCGGCCGGGTGTCCGATTCTCTGTGATGTGGAGATGGTTAAGCAGGGGATTACCAAACGGATGATCTCCCGGCCGCCGCACTGCTATCTGAACGATCCGCAAGCCGCTGAGATAGCCCGTAGCCGTGGCGAAACCCGTTCTATGGCGGCACTGGAACTGTGGCGTGACAGGCTGGCGGGCAGCGTGGTGGTGATTGGTAATGCGCCGACTGCGCTGTTTCGTCTGCTGGAGATGATCCGGCAGGGGGCAGATAAGCCGGCACTGATTATAGGTATGCCGGTCGGCTTTGTCGGTGCGGCGGAATCGAAGCAGGCTTTGTGGGAGCTGCACCGGCAGCTCGGACTGGAGTGTATCACTCTGCTCGGCCGGCAGGGCGGCAGTGCGGTGTCTGCCGCCAGTTGTAATGCCTTGCTGCGATGTAATCGTGGGGAGTATTACTGA
- a CDS encoding precorrin-6A/cobalt-precorrin-6A reductase yields the protein MNILLLGGTSDARKLVQALDQSGLLASHRLIYSVAGLVRIPELPCEVISGGFSKRGGLTAYLDAGQIDLLLDVTHPFACQMSTTALTSARARGIPCWRFHREPWQAGEGDRWRLFSDWQALLRATRDYRSILLTAGQLTQADIDWLAAQAQSNAQQQVLRTAAPPQAELHSAMQWLKAIGPFRLEQERALLQQYKTDLLISKNSGGAATQAKLSAARELGIEVFMLERPELPPADRLFHTIERCAAAVAAYCHNTD from the coding sequence ATGAATATTTTGCTGCTGGGTGGCACCTCCGATGCACGTAAACTGGTACAGGCACTGGATCAGTCCGGGCTGCTGGCCAGCCACCGGCTGATCTACAGTGTGGCGGGTCTGGTCAGGATTCCCGAACTGCCCTGTGAGGTGATCAGTGGCGGGTTCTCAAAGCGGGGGGGGCTCACGGCTTATCTGGATGCCGGGCAGATCGACCTGCTGCTGGATGTGACCCATCCCTTTGCCTGTCAGATGAGTACAACGGCGCTGACCAGTGCCAGAGCACGGGGGATTCCCTGCTGGCGCTTTCACCGGGAACCCTGGCAGGCCGGTGAGGGCGATCGCTGGCGTTTGTTCAGCGACTGGCAGGCACTGCTGCGGGCAACCCGGGACTACCGTTCTATTCTGCTGACTGCCGGGCAACTGACGCAGGCCGATATCGACTGGCTCGCAGCGCAGGCTCAGAGTAACGCTCAGCAACAGGTGTTGCGTACCGCGGCACCACCGCAGGCGGAGCTTCATTCAGCCATGCAGTGGCTGAAAGCGATCGGCCCGTTCCGGCTGGAACAGGAGCGGGCGTTGCTGCAGCAATATAAGACTGATCTGCTGATCAGTAAAAACAGCGGAGGTGCGGCTACGCAGGCGAAGCTGAGTGCCGCCCGTGAGCTGGGTATTGAGGTATTTATGCTGGAGCGGCCTGAGCTGCCGCCGGCAGATCGGCTGTTCCATACGATTGAGCGTTGTGCCGCCGCCGTAGCGGCCTATTGTCATAACACAGATTAA
- a CDS encoding cobalt-precorrin-5B (C(1))-methyltransferase, with protein MWPESSEQQQELRSGLTTGCCATACCVAAAQALLAGKQPDRVEVLLPRGQRVELEITGYKALNEAVEGIRTATIKDAGDDPDVTHGATVFVELRLMPEPGVVFKPAAGVGTVTREGLVLAVGEPAINPVPRQMMMQHLENAAQVYAYEGGFEVSVGVEQGETIALKTMNPRLGIIGGLSILGTTGIVRPYSCAAYIASIRQGVDVARANGIEHIAATTGSTSEQAIRQHYGLDEMALIEMGDFVGALLKHLRQAPVTRLTICAGFGKLTKLANGHMDLNSRSSSIDFKQIAGLAASAGADQALQRRILQANTSMEVLRWCQDAAVDLAGEVCKQALQAAEKVVHKTQPQLQIEVWATDRKGEFVGHAGVRE; from the coding sequence ATGTGGCCTGAATCCAGCGAACAGCAACAGGAACTGCGCAGCGGGCTGACGACCGGCTGCTGTGCGACCGCCTGTTGTGTCGCCGCGGCACAGGCTTTGCTGGCGGGTAAGCAGCCAGACCGGGTCGAAGTGCTGCTGCCGCGCGGGCAACGGGTTGAACTGGAGATTACCGGGTACAAAGCGTTGAATGAGGCTGTTGAGGGGATACGCACGGCGACGATTAAAGATGCCGGAGATGACCCGGACGTGACCCACGGCGCAACGGTGTTTGTTGAGCTGAGACTGATGCCGGAACCGGGGGTGGTGTTTAAGCCTGCTGCCGGTGTCGGCACCGTCACCCGTGAGGGGCTGGTGCTGGCCGTGGGTGAGCCGGCGATCAATCCGGTACCACGGCAGATGATGATGCAGCATCTGGAAAATGCGGCGCAGGTATACGCCTATGAAGGTGGCTTTGAGGTTTCTGTCGGGGTGGAGCAGGGGGAAACCATTGCCCTGAAAACCATGAATCCCCGGCTGGGGATCATTGGCGGTCTGTCGATTCTGGGCACCACCGGCATTGTCCGGCCGTACTCCTGTGCCGCTTATATCGCTTCGATCCGGCAGGGTGTTGATGTCGCCCGGGCTAACGGCATCGAGCATATTGCTGCTACTACCGGCAGTACCAGCGAGCAGGCGATTCGCCAGCATTACGGGCTGGATGAGATGGCACTGATTGAGATGGGGGATTTTGTCGGCGCGTTGCTCAAGCACCTGCGTCAGGCACCGGTGACCCGGCTGACGATCTGTGCAGGGTTTGGCAAGTTGACCAAACTGGCCAACGGGCATATGGATCTGAACAGCCGCAGCTCCAGTATCGACTTTAAACAGATTGCCGGGCTTGCTGCCAGCGCCGGTGCAGATCAGGCATTACAGCGTCGTATCCTGCAGGCCAATACCAGTATGGAGGTGTTGCGCTGGTGTCAGGATGCGGCTGTGGATCTGGCGGGCGAAGTGTGTAAACAGGCGCTGCAAGCAGCGGAGAAGGTTGTGCATAAGACTCAGCCGCAGTTGCAGATCGAGGTCTGGGCCACTGATCGTAAGGGTGAGTTTGTCGGGCATGCCGGAGTCAGGGAATGA
- a CDS encoding cobyrinate a,c-diamide synthase, which produces MTAVHCPALFLTAPSSGEGKTTITAALARYFRDQGKVVRVFKTGPDYLDPQILAQASGQDVEQLDLWMAGENYCRQKLYEAARSADLILVEGAMGMFDGEPSSADLAARFNIPMAIVMNVKGMAQTAAALAMGLAGYRSDIRIAGLIANNCGTERHAQLIRDALPDSLPLLATLARDPEIALPERHLGLVQAAEVTDELEHCFKLGAEWIKGPLAEPNALTELPAAVEFTPAELPEVAPRLSGKRIAIARDQAFSFIYDANVRLLREMGAELSFFSPLADTQLPEADALWLPGGYPELHARALSENSAMRQQLQAFHAEGKPILAECGGFLYCLEQLTDLEGNTYPMTALLQGQGAMRGKRGCQGMQTAMLPEGEVQAHAHHRSRSAGTADPIAHGRRQRHPAPGEAIYRDRGLTASYLHLFFASNPEAIAALFGAESAVFQSAAS; this is translated from the coding sequence ATGACGGCTGTACACTGTCCGGCGTTGTTTCTCACAGCGCCGAGCTCCGGCGAAGGCAAAACCACCATTACCGCGGCACTGGCGCGGTATTTCCGTGATCAGGGCAAAGTGGTACGGGTTTTCAAAACAGGACCGGATTACCTCGACCCGCAGATTCTGGCTCAGGCCAGCGGGCAGGATGTGGAGCAACTCGACCTGTGGATGGCGGGTGAGAACTACTGCCGGCAGAAACTTTACGAAGCGGCCCGCAGCGCGGATCTGATTCTGGTCGAGGGCGCCATGGGGATGTTTGACGGTGAGCCCTCCAGTGCCGATCTCGCGGCACGGTTCAATATCCCGATGGCGATTGTGATGAACGTTAAAGGGATGGCCCAGACTGCCGCTGCACTGGCGATGGGGCTGGCGGGTTATCGCAGTGATATCCGGATTGCCGGTCTGATCGCCAATAACTGCGGCACCGAGCGCCATGCGCAACTGATCCGTGATGCACTGCCGGATTCCCTGCCCCTGCTGGCCACCCTCGCCCGTGACCCGGAGATCGCACTGCCGGAACGTCATCTGGGGCTGGTGCAGGCGGCGGAGGTGACCGACGAGCTGGAGCACTGTTTCAAGCTGGGTGCCGAGTGGATCAAAGGCCCGTTAGCAGAGCCGAACGCGCTCACCGAACTGCCCGCCGCTGTTGAATTTACCCCGGCGGAACTGCCGGAGGTGGCACCACGGCTGAGCGGCAAGCGGATAGCGATCGCCCGGGATCAGGCTTTCAGTTTTATTTACGATGCTAATGTGCGCCTGCTGCGGGAGATGGGCGCGGAGCTGAGTTTCTTCTCGCCACTGGCAGATACACAACTGCCGGAGGCCGATGCGCTCTGGTTGCCGGGCGGGTATCCGGAACTGCATGCCCGGGCGCTGTCTGAGAACAGCGCAATGCGGCAACAACTGCAGGCGTTTCACGCTGAAGGTAAGCCGATTCTGGCGGAGTGCGGCGGTTTTCTTTACTGCCTGGAGCAACTCACCGATCTGGAGGGGAACACCTACCCGATGACGGCTTTGCTGCAGGGGCAGGGGGCGATGCGCGGCAAGCGTGGATGTCAGGGAATGCAGACGGCGATGTTGCCGGAGGGCGAGGTTCAGGCGCACGCCCATCACCGCTCACGCAGTGCAGGCACCGCCGATCCGATTGCTCATGGTCGCCGTCAGCGGCATCCGGCACCGGGCGAGGCGATCTACCGTGATCGCGGTCTGACCGCCAGCTACCTGCATCTGTTTTTTGCCTCCAACCCGGAAGCGATCGCGGCGTTGTTTGGCGCAGAGAGCGCAGTTTTCCAATCGGCGGCGAGCTGA